One Acidimicrobiia bacterium genomic window carries:
- a CDS encoding 2Fe-2S iron-sulfur cluster-binding protein gives MSKSDRVTFTCNGTTVDADVSPGESLLSVLREHLGLVSVKDGCAPQGQCGCCTVLVDGAPRVACVTAASRVAGRSVTTIEGLDAQVRDRLVDAFVASGGSQCGFCTPGIVVRAAAAATKGRTDRVSIDRALAAHLCRCTGWCTVQQAIEDAAAPRPEAAPARDLDAASRRAQLEGGVAQRVGLDVPVGAAGFADDTAPRDALVAVPRAPGSAAGSVEAAGIEWVVGESLEAAREQAGKVQGRRTTLDQRAPIPLPAARPGGVRLATGWVEPAYLEPDASWCTPGGAPETPLANGGAFGGKATSPVTTAARELADRFGRPVRAIWSREDVVRCGPKRPPMAASAVLEGTTIRMEGTVAGALDSFENPAAWPYRIDEMGAWSAVSVPGPPVGAAARGTGVAERVVLLEGALSEAGASRSDLVVDERVADALLDTCALAPSGAVAGARVHMDPATGTLERVEVRVAVGDPLDEVVLRSYCIGAAHMGLGWVLSESIAVDPETGEVLDLTIRSFGVIRAKDTPPIDVTVLDDAGEPLARGSDAVFAAVAAAAWNAVAAAESVRPESFPARGTRAARRLRA, from the coding sequence ATGTCGAAGTCGGATCGGGTCACGTTCACCTGCAACGGCACGACGGTCGACGCCGACGTCAGCCCTGGAGAGTCTCTGCTCTCGGTGCTGCGCGAGCACCTCGGCCTGGTTTCGGTGAAGGACGGATGCGCGCCGCAGGGTCAATGCGGATGCTGCACCGTGCTCGTCGACGGCGCGCCGCGGGTGGCATGCGTCACGGCCGCGTCCAGAGTCGCCGGTCGCAGCGTCACCACGATCGAAGGTCTCGACGCACAGGTGCGTGATCGCCTGGTGGACGCCTTCGTCGCGTCGGGCGGCTCGCAATGCGGGTTCTGCACGCCGGGGATCGTCGTGCGGGCCGCCGCGGCCGCCACGAAGGGCCGCACGGATCGGGTGAGCATCGACCGCGCGCTCGCGGCTCATCTCTGTCGGTGCACCGGGTGGTGCACCGTCCAGCAGGCCATCGAGGACGCGGCGGCCCCGCGCCCCGAAGCGGCGCCGGCGCGTGACCTCGACGCCGCCTCTCGACGGGCCCAGCTCGAGGGGGGAGTCGCGCAACGCGTCGGACTCGACGTACCCGTGGGTGCAGCCGGCTTCGCGGATGACACCGCGCCGCGTGACGCGCTCGTGGCAGTACCGCGAGCGCCGGGATCGGCGGCGGGCTCGGTGGAGGCCGCCGGCATCGAATGGGTGGTGGGGGAGTCGCTCGAAGCGGCGCGCGAGCAAGCCGGGAAGGTGCAGGGCCGGCGCACGACGCTCGACCAGCGCGCGCCCATCCCACTGCCTGCTGCACGCCCCGGCGGTGTCCGGCTCGCGACGGGATGGGTCGAACCGGCCTACCTCGAGCCGGACGCGTCCTGGTGCACCCCCGGCGGCGCCCCCGAGACGCCACTCGCGAACGGCGGCGCGTTCGGCGGCAAGGCGACATCGCCCGTCACCACGGCCGCGCGCGAGCTCGCCGACCGGTTCGGTCGGCCCGTCCGGGCGATCTGGTCGCGCGAGGACGTCGTTCGCTGCGGACCCAAGCGGCCGCCGATGGCGGCGAGCGCGGTGCTGGAGGGCACCACGATCCGGATGGAAGGCACCGTCGCCGGTGCCCTCGACTCCTTCGAGAATCCCGCGGCGTGGCCGTATCGAATCGACGAGATGGGCGCGTGGTCCGCGGTATCGGTGCCGGGTCCCCCGGTAGGCGCGGCGGCACGCGGCACGGGTGTCGCCGAGCGGGTGGTGTTGCTCGAAGGCGCGCTTTCGGAAGCTGGTGCGTCACGATCGGACCTCGTGGTCGACGAGCGGGTTGCCGACGCGCTCCTCGACACGTGTGCGTTGGCACCGAGCGGCGCGGTCGCGGGGGCACGGGTGCACATGGACCCGGCCACGGGCACGCTCGAACGAGTCGAAGTGCGCGTCGCGGTCGGAGACCCCCTCGACGAGGTGGTGCTGCGGTCCTATTGCATCGGCGCCGCGCACATGGGGCTGGGTTGGGTGCTCAGCGAAAGCATCGCGGTGGATCCCGAGACCGGGGAGGTGCTCGATCTCACCATCCGGTCCTTCGGCGTGATCCGGGCCAAGGACACGCCGCCGATCGACGTGACGGTGCTCGACGATGCCGGCGAGCCGTTGGCGCGCGGGTCAGACGCTGTGTTCGCGGCGGTAGCAGCCGCGGCGTGGAACGCGGTGGCAGCCGCCGAGAGCGTGCGCCCCGAGAGCTTCCCGGCTCGCGGGACGCGCGCCGCCCGACGCCTGCGCGCGTGA
- the glnA gene encoding type I glutamate--ammonia ligase gives MEDRNAKEVLALAKDSGAEIVDVRFCDLPGIMQHFSLPIHELTEDAFGEGYGFDGSSIRGFQEIQESDMLLIPDPNTAILDPFREHTTLNINCFVQDPVTGEAYTRDPRYIAKKAEDYVKGTGIADTSYFGPEAEFYIFDEARYDQNQHSGYYFLDSSEGVWNSGRATELDGSPNLGYKPRYKEGYFPVPPMDSYQDLRSEMILTLERLGIDSEVQHHEVGTAGQAEIDMRFDTLLRMADKLMLYKYVIKNVAWHRGKSVTFMPKPLFQDNGSGMHVHQSLWKGGEPLFFDEKNYGGISDLCRWYIGGLLKHAPSLLAFCAPTTNSYKRLVPGYEAPVNLVYSQRNRSAAVRIPLYSKSPKAKRLEFRCPDPSANPYLAFAALVMAGLDGIQNKTEPPDPVDRDLYDLPPEELAKVPQVPGSLDQSLAALEADHDYLLAGGVFTPDVIETWVEYKRINEIDAVRLRPHPWEFYMYYDI, from the coding sequence GTGGAGGACCGCAACGCCAAGGAAGTGCTGGCGCTGGCGAAGGACAGCGGCGCGGAGATCGTCGACGTTCGCTTCTGCGACCTGCCCGGCATCATGCAGCACTTCTCGCTGCCGATCCACGAGCTGACCGAGGACGCGTTCGGGGAGGGCTACGGCTTCGACGGATCGTCGATCCGTGGCTTCCAGGAGATCCAGGAGTCCGACATGCTCCTGATCCCCGACCCGAACACCGCGATCCTCGACCCGTTCCGCGAGCACACCACGCTCAACATCAACTGCTTCGTACAGGATCCGGTGACGGGCGAGGCGTACACGCGCGACCCGCGGTACATCGCGAAGAAGGCCGAGGACTACGTCAAGGGCACCGGCATCGCCGACACCTCGTACTTCGGTCCCGAGGCGGAGTTCTACATCTTCGACGAAGCCCGCTACGACCAGAACCAGCACTCCGGGTACTACTTCCTCGACTCGTCCGAGGGCGTGTGGAACTCCGGACGCGCCACCGAGCTCGACGGCTCACCCAATCTCGGGTACAAGCCGCGGTACAAGGAGGGGTACTTCCCCGTCCCGCCGATGGACTCGTACCAGGACCTCCGCTCCGAGATGATCCTCACGCTCGAGCGGCTCGGCATCGACTCCGAGGTCCAGCACCACGAGGTCGGCACCGCGGGTCAGGCCGAGATCGACATGCGCTTCGACACGCTGCTGCGCATGGCCGACAAGCTCATGCTCTACAAGTACGTGATCAAGAACGTCGCGTGGCACCGCGGCAAGTCGGTGACGTTCATGCCCAAGCCTCTCTTCCAGGACAATGGCTCGGGCATGCACGTGCACCAGTCGCTGTGGAAGGGCGGCGAGCCGCTCTTCTTCGACGAGAAGAACTACGGCGGCATCTCCGACCTGTGCCGTTGGTACATCGGAGGGCTGCTCAAGCATGCGCCGTCGCTGCTCGCGTTCTGCGCGCCGACGACGAACTCGTACAAGCGTCTGGTGCCGGGCTACGAGGCGCCGGTGAACCTCGTGTACTCGCAGCGCAACCGCTCCGCGGCAGTGCGCATCCCGCTGTACTCGAAGAGCCCGAAGGCCAAGCGGCTCGAGTTCCGGTGCCCGGACCCGTCGGCGAACCCGTACCTCGCGTTCGCGGCGCTGGTCATGGCCGGGCTCGACGGCATCCAGAACAAGACCGAGCCACCCGACCCGGTGGACCGTGACCTGTACGACCTCCCGCCGGAGGAGCTGGCGAAGGTGCCACAGGTGCCGGGCTCGCTCGACCAGTCACTCGCGGCGCTCGAGGCCGACCACGACTACCTGCTCGCGGGTGGGGTGTTCACACCCGACGTCATCGAGACGTGGGTCGAGTACAAGCGCATCAACGAGATCGACGCGGTGCGTCTACGCCCCCACCCCTGGGAGTTCTACATGTACTACGACATTTGA
- a CDS encoding MBL fold metallo-hydrolase produces MPDLTPGVPSALSPLVRRIVARNPGPFTGPGTNTYLVGIDEVAVIDPGPDDKAHVDAIVGASMKERVRWVLLTHTHPDHWPATKRLVKATKAELLMFGKREKDVDIVPDRVIAEGDTIEGSEFGLEVLHTPGHAPNHVSFLLEEERVLFTGDTVLDGMYSVVNPARGGDMAVYVKTLERLRRMRLRRIAPGHGDMIEEPKVRLDDYISHRRQREQQVLRLLKKRDGAKVAELVGDIYGKDHLPPELIEAAGWQVHAHLVKLKADRKVVGTTARAAWKVA; encoded by the coding sequence ATGCCCGACCTCACGCCGGGAGTCCCGAGCGCGCTCTCTCCACTCGTGCGTCGCATCGTGGCCAGGAACCCGGGACCGTTCACCGGGCCGGGTACGAACACCTATCTCGTCGGGATCGACGAGGTCGCGGTGATCGACCCGGGCCCCGACGACAAGGCGCACGTCGACGCGATCGTCGGGGCTTCGATGAAGGAGCGAGTCCGCTGGGTCCTCCTCACGCACACGCACCCCGATCACTGGCCCGCGACCAAGCGACTTGTCAAGGCAACGAAGGCTGAGCTGCTGATGTTCGGGAAGCGTGAGAAGGACGTCGACATCGTTCCCGACCGAGTGATCGCCGAAGGCGACACGATCGAGGGCAGCGAGTTCGGCCTCGAGGTGCTCCACACGCCGGGTCACGCTCCGAACCACGTGTCCTTCCTTCTCGAGGAAGAACGGGTGTTGTTCACGGGCGACACCGTGCTCGACGGGATGTACTCGGTGGTCAACCCGGCGCGCGGCGGCGACATGGCGGTCTATGTGAAGACGCTCGAGCGGTTACGCCGGATGCGCTTGCGTCGCATCGCGCCCGGTCACGGTGACATGATCGAAGAGCCCAAAGTGCGCCTCGACGACTACATCTCCCACCGACGTCAGCGTGAGCAACAGGTCCTCCGGCTCCTCAAGAAGCGTGACGGGGCCAAGGTGGCCGAGCTCGTGGGCGACATCTACGGCAAGGACCATCTTCCGCCCGAGCTGATCGAGGCCGCGGGGTGGCAGGTCCATGCGCACCTCGTGAAGCTCAAGGCCGATCGCAAAGTCGTCGGCACCACCGCCCGCGCCGCCTGGAAGGTCGCTTAG
- a CDS encoding glutamine synthetase family protein, which produces MQAQTDYVLRTVEERGVRFVRLWFTDVLGFLKSFEITPAEIDVALEEGMTFDGSAIEGYSRVQESDMLLMPDAGTFEIVPWHDEEAPTARIFCDVHHVSTEPFDGDPRFVLKRNLERARERGFTFYAGPEMEFFYFRSSSEPDPLDHAGFFDLTQMDTVSNLRKNTILALEAMGIPVEYSHHELGPSQHEIDLRYTDALAMADNVMTFRHVVRKVAQDLGVHATFMPKPIAGDFGSGMHTHLSLFEGDVNAFHDPGDEYGLSKVGKCFIAGLLTHAREITAVTNQWVNSYKRLSVRYEAPVYVCWARNNRSALVRVPVHKKGKESSTRIEFRSPDPACNPYLAFSVILAAGLKGVEEGYDLAPEATNNIFELTPEERAAEGITELPQSLGEAIDVMEESELVAEALGEHLFGYFIRNKRDEWAEYRAQVTPWEIERYLGSL; this is translated from the coding sequence ATGCAAGCGCAGACCGACTACGTGCTGAGGACGGTCGAGGAGCGCGGCGTGCGCTTCGTTCGGCTGTGGTTCACCGACGTCCTGGGGTTCTTGAAGAGCTTCGAGATCACCCCGGCCGAGATCGACGTCGCCCTCGAAGAGGGGATGACGTTCGACGGCTCGGCGATCGAGGGCTACAGCCGGGTTCAGGAGTCCGACATGCTCCTGATGCCGGACGCCGGCACCTTCGAGATCGTGCCGTGGCACGACGAGGAAGCCCCGACGGCACGGATCTTCTGCGACGTGCACCACGTATCGACCGAGCCCTTCGACGGCGACCCGCGCTTCGTGCTCAAGCGCAACCTCGAGCGCGCCCGTGAGCGCGGCTTCACGTTCTACGCGGGCCCCGAGATGGAGTTCTTTTACTTCCGCAGCTCGAGTGAGCCGGATCCACTCGACCACGCCGGGTTCTTCGACCTGACCCAGATGGACACGGTGTCGAACCTGCGCAAGAACACGATCCTCGCCCTCGAGGCAATGGGCATCCCCGTCGAGTACAGCCACCACGAGCTCGGGCCCAGTCAGCACGAGATCGACCTGCGGTACACCGATGCTCTCGCCATGGCCGACAACGTGATGACGTTCCGGCACGTCGTGCGCAAGGTTGCGCAGGATCTCGGTGTGCACGCCACGTTCATGCCCAAGCCGATCGCGGGCGACTTCGGTTCGGGCATGCACACCCACCTCTCGCTCTTCGAGGGTGACGTGAACGCGTTCCACGACCCGGGCGACGAGTACGGGCTCTCGAAGGTGGGCAAGTGCTTCATCGCCGGGCTGCTCACCCACGCCCGCGAGATCACCGCGGTCACCAACCAGTGGGTCAACTCGTACAAGCGCCTCAGTGTCCGGTACGAGGCTCCGGTGTACGTGTGCTGGGCGCGCAACAACCGTTCGGCGCTGGTGCGCGTGCCTGTCCACAAGAAGGGCAAGGAGAGCTCCACCCGCATCGAGTTCCGCTCTCCCGACCCCGCGTGCAACCCGTATCTGGCGTTCTCGGTGATCCTCGCCGCCGGCCTGAAGGGGGTCGAAGAGGGATACGACCTCGCGCCAGAGGCCACCAACAACATCTTCGAGCTCACACCCGAAGAGCGCGCCGCCGAAGGGATCACGGAGCTTCCCCAGTCGCTCGGCGAGGCGATCGACGTGATGGAGGAGTCCGAGCTCGTGGCCGAGGCGCTCGGTGAGCACCTCTTCGGCTACTTCATCCGCAACAAGCGTGACGAGTGGGCCGAGTACCGCGCGCAGGTGACGCCGTGGGAGATCGAGCGATACCTGGGGTCACTGTGA
- a CDS encoding helix-turn-helix domain-containing protein: MDLNVLKALADDTRYAVYAELASSTAALSAQDLADRLGVHANTVRLHLERLKDVGLVDAEAVHRGTVGRPQHLYFLAAGAPGLGFDPPAHALLAGLLAALGERVGADAEDAANTGHAWGVEAGRRTRSRSCLSALESELNRLGFEPSVEQGNGTSEGGTRIEFLHCPFRELAEAYPELVCNLHRGLCEGVVDEVGGGTVEEFSTLYDPEPCHVTVAVGYPDE; the protein is encoded by the coding sequence ATGGACCTCAATGTGTTGAAAGCGCTGGCTGACGACACCCGATACGCCGTATATGCCGAGTTGGCGTCGTCGACCGCCGCGCTCTCGGCGCAGGATCTCGCGGACCGCCTCGGCGTGCACGCGAACACGGTGCGGCTGCACCTCGAACGCCTCAAGGACGTCGGCCTGGTCGACGCCGAGGCGGTGCACCGCGGCACCGTGGGGCGCCCGCAGCACCTCTATTTCCTCGCCGCTGGCGCGCCCGGGCTGGGGTTCGACCCGCCCGCGCATGCCCTGCTCGCCGGACTGCTCGCCGCGCTGGGTGAGCGCGTGGGCGCTGACGCCGAAGACGCGGCGAACACCGGTCACGCCTGGGGTGTCGAAGCCGGGCGGCGCACGCGATCGCGCTCGTGCCTCAGCGCGCTGGAGTCCGAGTTGAATCGTCTCGGCTTCGAACCGTCGGTTGAGCAGGGCAACGGCACCTCCGAAGGCGGCACCCGCATCGAGTTCCTCCACTGCCCGTTCCGCGAGCTCGCCGAGGCCTACCCCGAGCTGGTCTGCAACTTGCACCGCGGACTGTGTGAGGGCGTGGTCGACGAGGTCGGAGGGGGAACAGTCGAGGAGTTCTCCACGTTGTACGACCCAGAGCCGTGCCATGTCACCGTCGCCGTCGGGTACCCTGATGAGTAG
- the erpA gene encoding iron-sulfur cluster insertion protein ErpA, with amino-acid sequence MSMFTVTDASQTFLISDAAASKVKSLIATEDESDGLVLRVAVRPGGCSGFSYEMFFDTEIAADDLEVEHGEVKVVVDPASLQMLKGAMLDYKDGLQDAGFAISNPNAQKSCGCGQSFS; translated from the coding sequence ATGTCGATGTTCACCGTCACCGACGCCAGCCAGACGTTCTTGATCAGCGACGCTGCCGCGTCGAAGGTCAAGAGCCTCATCGCAACCGAAGACGAGAGCGACGGGCTCGTGCTGCGCGTCGCGGTGCGCCCCGGGGGCTGCTCCGGCTTCAGCTACGAGATGTTCTTCGACACGGAGATCGCGGCCGACGACCTCGAGGTCGAGCATGGAGAAGTGAAGGTCGTGGTCGACCCCGCCAGCCTCCAGATGCTGAAGGGCGCGATGCTCGACTACAAGGACGGGCTCCAGGACGCCGGGTTCGCGATCAGCAACCCGAACGCCCAGAAGAGCTGCGGCTGCGGCCAGTCGTTCTCCTGA
- a CDS encoding response regulator transcription factor, with protein MTSQPILVYPDPPAPLLAQTLDLSGHTWKAVANASVAASQEPADGWTGAVVTADDDPEGAFAMCRALRKRDGALAPVLLLVTGAQLGELELREDLFDDFCLSPFHPKELEARLRHLLWRTGRGTHPEIVEYGDLALNLETYQAALSGKPLDLTFMEYELLKFFATHPQKVFTREQLLSRVWGYEYYGGARTVDVHVRRLRAKLGEEHASLIQTVRSVGYRFGQTRSLSTA; from the coding sequence GTGACCTCCCAGCCGATCCTCGTCTACCCCGATCCGCCGGCACCGTTGCTTGCGCAGACGCTCGATCTCTCCGGACACACGTGGAAGGCCGTCGCGAACGCGTCGGTTGCCGCGAGCCAAGAGCCCGCCGACGGCTGGACGGGCGCGGTCGTGACCGCCGACGACGATCCCGAAGGTGCGTTCGCGATGTGCCGCGCGTTGCGCAAGCGTGACGGTGCGCTGGCGCCCGTGCTGCTCCTCGTGACCGGCGCGCAGCTGGGTGAGCTCGAGCTCCGCGAAGACCTCTTCGATGACTTCTGCCTGTCGCCCTTCCACCCGAAGGAGCTCGAAGCGCGCTTGCGTCATCTGCTGTGGCGCACGGGCCGCGGCACGCACCCCGAGATCGTCGAGTACGGCGACTTGGCTTTGAACCTCGAGACGTATCAGGCGGCGCTGTCCGGCAAGCCGCTCGACCTCACGTTCATGGAGTACGAGCTGCTGAAGTTCTTCGCCACACACCCGCAGAAGGTGTTCACACGCGAGCAGCTCCTGTCACGCGTGTGGGGCTACGAGTACTACGGCGGTGCGCGCACGGTGGACGTCCACGTGCGGCGGCTTCGCGCCAAGCTCGGCGAGGAGCACGCCAGCCTGATCCAGACCGTGCGCTCGGTGGGCTACCGGTTCGGACAGACACGCAGCCTCTCGACGGCTTGA
- a CDS encoding Mrp/NBP35 family ATP-binding protein produces MQTPDPNDPGAPVHEPVAGPAPAADEVRRMLAGVIDPELHVSIVELGMVDDVRVEPDGHVTVKVALTTAGCPLRGQIKSEIRSKVRGLPGVRAVDVEYGEMTPEQKTAAMQRARWNAREGAEPTEVPSGTRVLAIASGKGGVGKSSVTVNLAAALAARGLTVGVLDADIWGFSVPRMLGVEGRLGGADGKIHPNTVEVANQFDPGGAPGLLKVVSMGFLVDDEGTALMWRGLILTKAVEQFLTDVGWGPMDYLLIDLPPGTGDIQMGLARMLPQSELLVVTTPAAAAQRVAVRAADMARRSYLKIVGVIENMSAFVAPSGERFEVFGEGGGSTLASEIGAPLVAQIPLEPAVSLGSDTGRPVAIDDPKSPAGAAFHDLAARIVDDLAPPIEMAGCTARILELAEQAAAKT; encoded by the coding sequence ATGCAGACACCTGACCCGAACGACCCTGGCGCGCCCGTCCACGAGCCTGTGGCCGGCCCGGCGCCCGCCGCCGACGAGGTGCGCCGGATGCTCGCGGGCGTGATCGACCCCGAGCTCCACGTGAGCATCGTCGAGCTCGGCATGGTCGACGACGTGCGGGTCGAGCCCGATGGCCACGTCACCGTCAAGGTCGCGCTCACGACCGCGGGATGCCCGCTGCGCGGCCAGATCAAGTCCGAGATCCGATCGAAGGTCCGCGGCCTTCCCGGCGTCCGTGCTGTCGACGTCGAGTACGGCGAGATGACACCCGAGCAGAAGACCGCAGCGATGCAACGCGCGCGCTGGAACGCGCGCGAGGGTGCGGAGCCGACCGAAGTGCCGTCGGGCACGCGAGTCCTCGCGATCGCCAGCGGCAAGGGCGGCGTCGGTAAGTCGTCCGTCACCGTCAACCTTGCAGCCGCGCTCGCGGCGCGCGGCCTGACCGTCGGCGTGCTGGACGCCGACATCTGGGGCTTCAGTGTGCCGCGCATGCTCGGCGTCGAAGGTCGCCTCGGCGGCGCCGACGGCAAGATCCACCCCAACACGGTGGAGGTCGCGAACCAATTCGACCCCGGCGGTGCCCCCGGCCTGCTCAAGGTGGTGTCGATGGGGTTCCTCGTGGACGACGAGGGCACCGCGCTCATGTGGCGCGGGCTCATCCTCACGAAGGCGGTCGAGCAGTTCCTCACCGACGTGGGCTGGGGACCGATGGATTACCTCCTCATCGACCTCCCTCCGGGAACCGGAGACATCCAGATGGGCCTGGCGCGGATGCTCCCCCAATCGGAGCTGCTCGTCGTCACCACCCCGGCGGCCGCAGCGCAGCGGGTCGCGGTGCGCGCCGCCGACATGGCTCGGCGCTCGTACCTGAAGATCGTGGGGGTGATCGAGAACATGAGCGCGTTCGTCGCGCCGTCAGGAGAGCGCTTCGAGGTCTTCGGGGAGGGCGGCGGGTCCACCCTCGCCTCGGAGATCGGTGCACCGCTCGTGGCGCAGATCCCGCTCGAGCCGGCGGTCTCGCTCGGGAGCGACACGGGCCGACCGGTGGCGATCGACGACCCGAAGAGCCCCGCCGGCGCCGCGTTCCACGACCTCGCTGCGCGGATCGTGGACGACCTCGCGCCCCCGATCGAGATGGCCGGCTGCACGGCGCGAATCCTCGAGCTCGCCGAGCAAGCAGCGGCGAAGACCTGA
- the selA gene encoding L-seryl-tRNA(Sec) selenium transferase has translation MNDPRRALPAVDRVLRALHGLPHELLATCAREAIEAARDAAAEDRTVDEASVIADACERVEALRRGLLQPVVNATGVIVHTNLGRAPLAPEALGAVETVAAGYSNLEYRMHEGQRGSRHDHAGTLLAHACGAEAGLVVNNNAAAVLLSLGALARGHEVVVSRGELVEIGGGFRVPDIMAESGCHLVEVGTTNRTRVGDYQAQLRAETALVLKVHASNYRVIGFTEAASVAELSVLGPPVMVDAGSGLLDDTTPWLPHRPTWLHDEPGVRQALDAGAAIVTFSGDKLLGGPQAGVIVGRADLVATIARQPLARAMRADKMTLAALQQVALTYLSGDATSIPLWRMATASLEDLRARAERITASVPRTKVVDTEAVAGGGSLPGLTIPSVGVALDVADVDQALAALREHGIVARAERDAVVADLRTVDPAHDDRLADALRGK, from the coding sequence GTGAACGACCCACGTCGCGCGCTGCCGGCCGTGGATCGCGTGCTGCGCGCGCTCCACGGTCTGCCACACGAGCTGCTGGCGACGTGCGCGCGCGAGGCGATCGAGGCCGCGCGCGATGCGGCCGCCGAGGACCGGACCGTCGACGAGGCGTCCGTCATCGCCGACGCCTGTGAGCGTGTCGAAGCGCTTCGGCGAGGTCTGCTCCAACCCGTCGTCAACGCGACCGGGGTGATCGTCCACACGAACCTCGGGCGGGCCCCGCTGGCTCCGGAGGCACTCGGCGCGGTGGAGACGGTCGCCGCGGGCTACTCGAACCTCGAGTACCGCATGCACGAAGGGCAGCGCGGCTCGCGGCACGACCACGCAGGCACCCTGCTGGCGCACGCGTGTGGCGCCGAGGCCGGGCTGGTGGTCAACAACAACGCGGCGGCCGTGCTGCTCTCGCTCGGCGCGCTCGCCCGCGGCCACGAGGTGGTGGTGTCGCGGGGCGAGCTGGTGGAGATCGGCGGTGGGTTCCGCGTTCCCGACATCATGGCGGAGTCGGGGTGCCATCTCGTCGAGGTCGGCACCACGAACCGGACGCGCGTCGGCGACTACCAGGCCCAGCTCCGCGCCGAGACCGCGCTCGTGCTCAAGGTGCACGCGTCGAACTACCGCGTGATCGGATTCACCGAGGCCGCGTCGGTGGCCGAACTCTCGGTACTCGGGCCGCCGGTGATGGTCGACGCCGGTTCGGGCCTTCTCGACGACACCACCCCGTGGTTGCCGCACCGACCGACCTGGTTGCACGACGAGCCAGGCGTTCGCCAAGCGCTGGATGCCGGCGCGGCCATCGTCACGTTCTCGGGCGACAAGCTGCTCGGCGGACCGCAGGCCGGCGTGATCGTGGGCCGGGCCGACCTGGTGGCGACCATCGCGCGGCAACCGCTCGCCCGCGCCATGCGCGCCGACAAGATGACGCTGGCCGCGCTCCAACAGGTCGCGCTCACATACCTGTCGGGTGACGCGACGTCGATTCCGTTGTGGCGCATGGCCACGGCGTCACTTGAAGATCTGCGCGCCCGAGCCGAGCGCATCACAGCGAGCGTGCCGCGCACGAAGGTCGTCGATACCGAGGCGGTCGCGGGTGGTGGCTCGCTCCCCGGGCTGACGATCCCGTCGGTCGGCGTGGCGCTCGACGTGGCCGACGTCGACCAGGCGCTCGCCGCGTTGCGTGAGCACGGGATCGTCGCCCGCGCCGAGCGCGATGCCGTGGTCGCCGACCTCCGCACCGTCGACCCCGCCCACGACGACCGCCTCGCGGACGCGCTCCGGGGGAAATGA